Proteins from one Ficedula albicollis isolate OC2 chromosome 3, FicAlb1.5, whole genome shotgun sequence genomic window:
- the XKR6 gene encoding XK-related protein 6, translating to MVELDDLRGFTFGWYQLKFSPPCNIKCTSSYGFVLRVATSLRLGLIVDTAEGSKILLRSERARNNRANPAVSTIPPTNRFCCTPASHSQLFPPVPCRYIRTMYLGIQSQRRKEHQRRFYWAMMYEYADVNMLRLLETFLESAPQLVLQLCIMIQKNRAETLPCVSSVASLMSLAWVLASYHKLLRDSRDDKKSMSYRGALIHLFWRLFTISSRVISFALFASIFQLYFGIFVVVHWCAMAFWIIHGGTDFCMSKWEEILFNMVVGIVYIFCWFNVKEGRTRYRMFAYYTVVLTENAALTLLWYFYRDPDTTDSYAVPALCCVFLSFAAGIALMLLYYGVLHPMGPRAKIFASSCCAELLWGIPLPPDVEPMAPQTPGYRGAQATPTRAVTEQQEELTADTCLPVFQVRAMVPSTPSGRPYPPEGPLIKIDIPRKRYPAWDAHFVDRRLRRTINILQYVTPTAVGIRYRDGPLLYELLQYESSL from the exons atggttgaactcgatgatctcagag GCTTCACGTTTGGGTGGTACCAGTTAAAGTTTTCCCCGCCTTGCAACATCAAATGCACTTCATCCTATGGCTTTGTTCTCAGGGTGGCAACCAGCTTAAGGTTGGGCTTGattgtggacactgctgaag GTTCTAAAATCCTCCTCAGATCTGAAAGGGCGCGGAATAACCGCGCAAACCCTGCTGTGTCCACCATTCCCCCCACCAACAGATTTTGCTGCACTCCAGCATCTCActcccagcttttccctcctgttcCCTGCAGGTATATCCGAACTATGTACCTGGGGATCCAGAGCCAGAGGCGGAAGGAACACCAGCGGCGTTTCTACTGGGCTATGATGTACGAATATGCAGACGTAAACATGCTGCGCCTCCTGGAAACCTTCCTCGAGAGCGCCCCTCAACTGGTGCTACAGCTCTGCATAATGATCCAAAAGAACCGTGCAGAAACATTACCAT GTGTGTCCTCTGTGGCCTCCCTGATGTCCCTGGCTTGGGTGCTAGCCTCCTATCACAAGCTTCTTCGGGACTCTAGGGACGACAAGAAGAGTATGAGCTACAGAGGGGCCCTCATCCATCTCTTCTGGCGCCTCTTCACCATCTCATCCCGAGttatttcttttgctctctttGCTTCCATCTTCCAGCTCTACTTTGGGATCTTTGTAGTGGTCCATTGGTGTGCCATGGCTTTCTGGATCATCCATGGTGGGACAGATTTCTGCATGTCTAAGTGGGAGGAGATCCTCTTCAACATGGTGGTAGGGATTGTGTACATTTTCTGCTGGTTTAATGTCAAGGAAGGGCGGACTCGATACCGAATGTTTGCGTATTACACGGTGGTCCTGACAGAGAACGCTGCCTTGACGCTCCTTTGGTATTTTTACAGAGATCCTGACACCACTGACTCCTATGCCGTGCCAGCACTGTGTTGTGTCTTTCTTAGCTTTGCTGCTGGGATAGCTTTGATGCTGTTATATTATGGTGTGCTGCATCCCATGGGGCCGAGAGCTAAGATCTTTGCCAGCTCCTGTTGCGCCGAGCTGCTCTGGGGCATTCCTCTGCCCCCCGATGTTGAGCCCATGGCGCCCCAAACCCCTGGGTACCGGGGGGCCCAGGCTACGCCCACCAGAGCGGTCACGGAGCAACAGGAGGAACTCACAGCTGACACTTGCTTGCCCGTTTTCCAGGTGAGAGCAATGGTACCATCTACTCCATCTGGGCGACCCTACCCCCCCGAGGGGCCTCTCATTAAGATTGACATCCCAAGAAAAAGATATCCTGCCTGGGATGCTCATTTTGTAGACAGGAGGTTGAGAAGAACTATCAACATCCTCCAATATGTCACCCCCACAGCTGTAGGTATTAGGTATAGAGATGGACCTCTCTTATATGAGTTGCTACAATATGAATCTTCACTTTAA